One window of Phycisphaeraceae bacterium genomic DNA carries:
- a CDS encoding AMP nucleosidase encodes MKTKADIVRDWLVRYTGRPLDQWGKYILLTNFQSYVEAFATRFGVEVLGRDRPMQSATGAPGSPAESISIVNFGMGSAMAATTMDLLSAVEPDAVLFLGKCGGLKKTKLGDFVLPIAAIRGEGTSNEYMPPEVPALPSFRLQRAVSTAIVEHKCDYWTGTVYTTNRRVWEHDEKFKDYLRQIRAIGIDMETATLFMVGFVNSIPKGALLLVSDNPMSPEGVKTGESDLHVSKNFVKNHLEIGIDALIDLRDSGESVKHLRYE; translated from the coding sequence ATGAAAACCAAAGCCGACATCGTCCGCGACTGGCTCGTCCGCTACACCGGCCGCCCGCTCGATCAGTGGGGCAAGTACATCTTGCTGACCAACTTTCAGAGTTATGTCGAAGCGTTCGCGACCCGTTTCGGCGTGGAGGTTCTCGGTCGCGACCGCCCGATGCAGTCAGCCACCGGCGCACCGGGTTCGCCCGCCGAGAGCATTTCGATCGTGAATTTCGGCATGGGCTCCGCGATGGCCGCGACCACGATGGACCTGCTCAGCGCTGTCGAGCCCGATGCCGTGCTCTTCCTTGGCAAATGCGGCGGCCTCAAAAAGACCAAGCTCGGTGATTTCGTTCTCCCCATCGCCGCGATCCGCGGCGAGGGAACCAGCAACGAGTACATGCCACCCGAAGTGCCCGCGCTGCCGTCGTTCCGCCTGCAGCGCGCCGTCTCCACCGCGATCGTCGAGCACAAATGCGACTACTGGACCGGCACGGTCTATACGACCAACCGGCGTGTCTGGGAACACGATGAGAAATTCAAGGATTACCTGCGGCAGATCCGCGCGATCGGGATCGACATGGAGACCGCGACGCTCTTCATGGTCGGCTTCGTGAATTCAATCCCCAAGGGCGCGTTGCTCCTCGTCAGCGACAACCCGATGAGCCCCGAAGGCGTGAAAACCGGCGAGAGCGATCTGCACGTCAGCAAGAATTTCGTCAAGAACCACCTCGAAATCGGCATCGATGCACTTATCGACCTGCGCGATAGCGGGGAGAGCGTGAAGCACTTGAGGTATGAGTAG
- a CDS encoding PD40 domain-containing protein: MRLFFVSATLALSQLALAQPASGPNPNPQTHGYYRQPSIHGDTIVFVSEGDLWRVPASGGTATRLTTGTGEEARPAISPDGKTIAFVGTYEGPGEIYTMPIDGGLPVRQTYGASRVSFVDWTPSGKVLYSTREFATLPSSQLVAFTPRAREADPIEAAAVDRVPLYEADQGVYSDDGKTLFFTRLPFQGSNTKRYQGGFIQQLWKFGAGDAEATPLTTDYDGTSKDAMWWQGRIYFASDRDGVMNIWSMDQSGKDLKQHTKHTEYDVASPSQNNGRITYQHGADIWLLDLASGKDSHVPIQISSDFDQMREDWIKEPAKAIASTSVSPNGDRVALTARGQVFVAPAKQGRFVDVTQKSGTRFRDATFLPDGKSLLAFSDASGEVELWKLPANGVGEPTQITNDSEILRFAIVPSPDGKLVAHTDKNQKLYITDLDAESTKTIVQNKTGDIGDVSWSADSKWLVFAAPAPNSNSVINLYSVATGQTTPVTTDRFDSASPAFSPDGKWLYLLSDRNFQSTVQSPWGPLAPQPHFDKRTKIYLVSLKKGQRSPWQPNDELNADKKDEKKDDAKKEDKKDEAKSDPKADGAKDDKADAKKDDKKPATEVVIDLDGIQSRLEEVPLPPSNYGNLSITDKSLFFTDFTRGEPKTSLHGVNIGNEKIENKTISADIRRYELSHDRKKLFIQKSGPGGSASLFIVDAAAAPADLDGKSVDLSKWKFSLVPAIEWKQMYVDAWRLLRDYFYATNMHGVDWPAMKAKYAPLVERVRTRAELNDILAQLSGELSTLHHFVRGGDIRDSSDDIANAFLGADMSRESGGWRVTHIYDFDPDEPGSIPPLARPGVDIASGDLIEQINGISLANVADPASLLRGKAGQQVLLRVKPASGADARDVIVTPLSGGEAADLRYSSWEYTRRLEVEKKGNAQIGYVHLRNMSGGEIGRWAKNFFPVYNRAGLIIDVRRNTGGNIDSWILGALIRKAWMFWNARIGQPDSWNMQYAFRGHMVVLCDAFTASDGEAFSEGFKRLGLGKVIGTRTWGGEVWLSMQNRLSDGGVASAGETGVFGPDGIWLIEGKGVVPDIEVDNLPHATFEGKDAQLDAAIAHLQQLIKEKPVLPPQPPALPNKSFTPSK; this comes from the coding sequence ATGCGACTTTTCTTCGTTTCCGCAACACTCGCCCTTAGCCAACTCGCCCTCGCACAGCCCGCTTCTGGCCCCAACCCCAACCCGCAAACCCACGGCTACTACCGCCAGCCTTCGATCCACGGCGACACCATCGTCTTCGTCAGCGAGGGCGATCTCTGGCGCGTGCCCGCCTCCGGCGGCACGGCCACCCGCCTCACCACCGGCACGGGCGAAGAAGCTCGTCCCGCCATCTCCCCCGACGGAAAGACCATCGCCTTCGTCGGCACGTACGAGGGACCAGGCGAGATCTACACCATGCCGATCGACGGCGGCCTCCCTGTCCGCCAGACCTACGGCGCCTCGCGTGTGAGCTTCGTCGATTGGACGCCTTCCGGCAAAGTCCTCTATTCCACCCGCGAGTTCGCGACGCTGCCTTCAAGCCAGCTCGTCGCGTTCACGCCGCGTGCTCGCGAAGCCGATCCGATCGAAGCCGCGGCAGTCGATCGCGTTCCGCTCTATGAGGCGGATCAAGGTGTCTACTCCGACGACGGCAAAACCCTCTTCTTCACTCGTCTTCCCTTCCAGGGCAGCAACACCAAGCGCTATCAGGGCGGCTTCATCCAGCAGCTCTGGAAGTTCGGCGCGGGCGATGCCGAAGCCACTCCGCTCACCACCGACTACGACGGCACAAGCAAGGACGCGATGTGGTGGCAGGGGCGCATCTACTTCGCTTCCGATCGCGACGGCGTCATGAACATCTGGTCCATGGACCAGAGCGGCAAGGACCTCAAGCAGCACACCAAACACACGGAATACGACGTCGCCTCTCCCAGCCAGAACAACGGCCGCATCACTTATCAGCACGGCGCCGACATCTGGCTCCTCGATCTCGCCAGCGGCAAGGATTCTCACGTCCCGATCCAGATCTCGAGCGATTTCGACCAGATGCGCGAGGATTGGATCAAGGAGCCCGCGAAGGCGATCGCATCGACCTCTGTGTCGCCAAACGGCGACCGCGTCGCGCTCACAGCCCGAGGCCAGGTCTTCGTCGCGCCCGCCAAGCAGGGCCGCTTCGTCGATGTCACGCAAAAATCCGGAACGCGATTCCGCGATGCCACGTTCCTACCCGACGGCAAGTCGCTCCTTGCCTTTAGCGACGCATCGGGCGAAGTCGAACTCTGGAAACTCCCCGCCAACGGTGTCGGCGAACCGACTCAGATCACGAACGACAGCGAGATTCTCCGATTTGCGATCGTGCCGAGCCCCGACGGCAAACTTGTCGCGCACACCGACAAAAACCAGAAACTCTACATCACCGATCTCGACGCCGAATCCACCAAGACCATCGTCCAGAACAAGACCGGCGATATCGGAGATGTGTCTTGGTCGGCGGACTCCAAATGGCTCGTCTTTGCCGCGCCCGCGCCCAATTCCAACAGCGTGATCAATCTCTACTCCGTCGCGACCGGCCAGACCACGCCCGTCACCACCGATCGCTTCGACAGCGCCAGCCCCGCCTTCAGCCCGGATGGCAAGTGGCTCTATCTCCTCAGCGACCGCAACTTCCAATCGACCGTCCAAAGCCCGTGGGGCCCGCTCGCGCCTCAGCCTCACTTCGACAAGCGCACGAAGATCTATCTCGTCTCGCTCAAAAAAGGCCAGCGCTCTCCGTGGCAACCGAACGATGAGCTCAATGCCGATAAGAAGGACGAAAAGAAAGACGACGCCAAGAAAGAAGACAAGAAGGACGAAGCCAAGTCCGACCCGAAGGCCGACGGCGCGAAAGACGATAAGGCCGACGCGAAGAAAGACGACAAAAAGCCCGCGACCGAAGTCGTCATCGATCTCGACGGCATCCAGTCCCGCCTTGAAGAAGTTCCTCTCCCACCCAGCAATTACGGCAACCTCAGCATCACCGACAAGTCACTCTTCTTCACCGATTTCACGCGGGGCGAACCCAAAACCAGCCTCCACGGCGTCAACATCGGCAACGAAAAGATCGAAAACAAAACCATCTCCGCCGACATCCGGCGCTACGAACTCTCGCACGATCGCAAGAAGCTCTTCATCCAGAAGTCCGGCCCCGGCGGCAGCGCCTCTCTCTTCATCGTCGATGCCGCCGCGGCGCCCGCCGATCTCGACGGCAAATCCGTCGATCTCTCCAAGTGGAAGTTCAGCCTCGTCCCCGCGATCGAGTGGAAGCAGATGTACGTGGACGCGTGGCGTCTGCTCCGCGATTACTTCTACGCAACGAACATGCACGGCGTCGATTGGCCCGCGATGAAAGCCAAGTACGCGCCGCTCGTCGAGCGCGTCCGCACCCGCGCCGAGCTCAACGACATCCTCGCCCAGCTCTCCGGCGAACTCTCAACGCTGCACCACTTCGTTCGCGGAGGCGACATCCGCGACTCCTCCGACGACATCGCCAACGCCTTCCTCGGCGCCGACATGTCGCGCGAGAGCGGGGGCTGGCGCGTCACGCACATCTACGATTTCGATCCCGACGAACCGGGCTCGATCCCGCCCCTCGCTCGCCCCGGCGTCGATATCGCCAGCGGCGACCTCATCGAGCAGATCAACGGCATCTCGCTCGCCAACGTCGCCGATCCCGCCTCCCTTCTCCGCGGCAAGGCCGGTCAGCAAGTCCTTCTCCGCGTCAAACCCGCCTCGGGAGCCGATGCGCGCGACGTCATCGTCACGCCGCTTTCCGGAGGCGAAGCCGCCGATCTCCGCTATTCATCCTGGGAATACACCCGGCGCCTCGAAGTCGAGAAGAAGGGCAACGCCCAGATCGGCTACGTCCACCTCCGCAACATGAGCGGCGGCGAAATCGGCCGCTGGGCGAAAAACTTCTTCCCCGTCTACAACCGCGCCGGCCTCATCATCGACGTCCGCCGCAACACCGGAGGCAACATCGACTCCTGGATTCTCGGCGCGCTCATCCGTAAAGCCTGGATGTTCTGGAATGCCCGCATCGGCCAGCCCGACTCCTGGAACATGCAGTACGCATTCCGCGGCCACATGGTCGTCCTCTGCGACGCGTTCACCGCTTCCGATGGCGAAGCCTTCTCCGAGGGTTTCAAGCGCCTGGGTCTTGGCAAAGTCATCGGCACGCGCACATGGGGCGGCGAGGTCTGGCTCAGCATGCAGAACCGCCTCTCCGACGGAGGCGTCGCGAGTGCAGGCGAAACCGGCGTCTTCGGCCCCGACGGCATCTGGCTCATCGAAGGCAAAGGCGTCGTCCCCGACATCGAAGTCGACAACCTGCCGCACGCAACCTTCGAAGGCAAAGACGCG
- a CDS encoding TCR/Tet family MFS transporter gives MRAKHTPAIGFIFLTLLLDVLGFGVLIPVGPKLVQSLLNHGAGGTDEQAAYAVGWLAATYAIMQFLFSPLLGALSDRVGRRPILLIAILGSGLDYFAMAFAPTLAIFFVTRAINGLSGASMTVCNAYIADITPPEKRAAAFGMIGAAFGLGFILGPLAGGVLGDYDIRLPFYVAGGLSIANWLYGLVVLPESLPRERRSHLRLSRANPIAAFHGLGRYPVVAGLAAAMFLLNLAMFGLHMTWVLYTSHRYEWKPWQVGLSLFCVGLGAVIVQAGLVRKIVPKLGERRSLLIGLCIGVLAYIGYGSATQGWMIYGIIAFASLGGIAQPSAQAIITKTVRPYEQGEVQGALTSLQCIAQIFGPIIATQVFGLFISDRAPIYMPGASFYLGAIFSAFGTIAAAWATRGYPVASPHTMEPAVEGAKA, from the coding sequence GTGCGCGCGAAACACACCCCAGCCATCGGGTTCATCTTTCTGACATTGCTGCTCGACGTGCTCGGGTTCGGCGTCTTGATTCCTGTGGGTCCGAAGCTTGTTCAGAGTTTGCTGAATCACGGTGCAGGGGGAACAGACGAGCAGGCGGCGTACGCCGTCGGCTGGCTGGCGGCGACGTACGCGATCATGCAGTTTCTTTTTTCGCCCCTGCTCGGCGCGCTCTCCGATCGCGTGGGGCGGCGGCCGATTCTCCTGATCGCGATCCTCGGATCGGGCCTTGACTACTTCGCGATGGCGTTTGCGCCGACGCTCGCGATTTTCTTTGTTACACGCGCGATCAACGGGTTGTCGGGCGCGAGCATGACGGTGTGCAACGCGTACATCGCGGATATCACGCCACCGGAGAAGCGTGCCGCGGCATTCGGCATGATCGGCGCGGCGTTCGGGCTCGGATTCATCCTGGGCCCACTGGCGGGGGGTGTCCTGGGCGATTACGACATCCGGCTCCCGTTCTACGTGGCGGGCGGGCTGTCGATCGCGAACTGGTTGTACGGGCTCGTCGTGCTCCCGGAATCGCTGCCGCGCGAGCGGCGATCGCATTTGAGGCTTTCACGGGCGAATCCGATCGCCGCGTTCCACGGGTTGGGAAGGTACCCAGTTGTTGCCGGGCTCGCCGCGGCGATGTTCCTCCTCAACCTCGCGATGTTCGGTCTGCACATGACATGGGTTCTCTACACATCGCACCGGTACGAGTGGAAACCGTGGCAGGTGGGGCTTTCGCTCTTTTGCGTGGGGCTGGGCGCGGTGATCGTGCAGGCCGGGCTGGTGCGCAAGATCGTTCCCAAATTGGGAGAGCGGCGATCGCTCCTGATCGGTCTTTGCATCGGCGTTCTCGCCTACATCGGCTACGGCTCGGCGACGCAGGGTTGGATGATCTACGGGATCATCGCGTTCGCATCGCTCGGGGGAATCGCGCAGCCTTCGGCGCAGGCGATTATCACCAAGACCGTGCGACCCTACGAGCAGGGCGAGGTGCAGGGCGCGCTGACATCGCTGCAGTGTATCGCGCAGATCTTCGGTCCGATCATCGCGACGCAGGTCTTTGGTTTGTTCATTTCGGATCGCGCGCCGATCTATATGCCGGGGGCATCGTTCTATCTCGGCGCGATTTTCTCGGCGTTTGGGACGATCGCTGCGGCCTGGGCGACGCGAGGCTATCCGGTCGCGAGCCCGCACACGATGGAACCGGCGGTTGAGGGCGCCAAGGCCTGA
- a CDS encoding zf-TFIIB domain-containing protein — protein sequence MHLTPPGKIRCPKDATIMEKLTVGSSDLVVDHCGRCGAIWFDAYELERVIRAKQQGVDLDEIDYGTARNNYEYKVLRDDFLECPRDHSKLLQVPDPRQPHVIIDLCRECGGVLLDAGELKDLSEFTLAERVRGIFRSKKA from the coding sequence ATGCACCTCACACCCCCCGGCAAGATCCGCTGTCCCAAAGACGCCACCATCATGGAGAAACTGACTGTCGGCAGCAGCGATCTCGTTGTCGATCACTGCGGCAGATGCGGTGCGATCTGGTTCGATGCGTACGAACTCGAACGCGTGATCCGGGCGAAGCAGCAGGGGGTCGATCTCGACGAGATCGACTACGGCACCGCAAGAAACAACTACGAATACAAGGTGCTACGCGACGACTTCCTCGAGTGCCCGCGCGATCACTCCAAACTCTTGCAGGTTCCCGATCCCCGCCAGCCGCACGTCATCATCGATCTGTGCCGCGAGTGCGGCGGCGTCCTCCTCGACGCCGGCGAGCTCAAGGATCTCAGCGAGTTCACCCTCGCCGAGCGCGTGCGCGGCATCTTCCGGAGCAAGAAGGCCTGA
- a CDS encoding DNA topoisomerase IV subunit A encodes MAKAKQTVSPKTKERDKKTLEKIVHLADDVSKKTLGGKEPIFHIPTRAKSNTIWNKKRGILEMGDGKADRPLFDLKTAKQFMQTMLHGSTIKDLIDSGKTSSLRGVFYKAKHTVAGTKENTFDTQDESDPILEDLEVTLGALREELHIFAENRGTLVGNITIVDKGDEIDARRMGSGGWGIPSIVEPDVIQFKKCEAKFVLHVEKGTVWNRFNEDRFWEENNCILTHGAGQPPRGCRRLLQRLNQELKLPIICVLDCDPWGHYIYSVIKQGSISLAFESSRLAIPDAKFLGIRAKDYDECDLGDAVKIDLTDNDIKRAKEIAAYPWFEHHKGWQKEIQKLLENGFKMEVEAMINKGISYVTEEYVPERLKARDWLD; translated from the coding sequence ATGGCAAAGGCCAAGCAAACCGTTTCCCCCAAAACCAAAGAGCGCGACAAAAAAACGCTTGAAAAGATCGTCCACCTCGCCGACGACGTTTCGAAAAAGACGCTCGGCGGCAAGGAACCCATTTTCCATATCCCGACTCGCGCGAAGTCCAACACGATCTGGAACAAGAAGCGCGGCATCCTCGAGATGGGCGACGGCAAAGCCGACCGCCCGCTCTTCGACCTCAAAACCGCAAAGCAGTTCATGCAAACGATGCTGCACGGGAGCACGATCAAGGATCTGATCGACTCCGGAAAAACCTCCAGCCTCCGCGGTGTCTTTTACAAAGCCAAGCACACTGTCGCCGGCACGAAGGAAAACACGTTCGACACGCAGGATGAATCCGATCCGATCCTTGAAGACCTCGAGGTGACGCTCGGCGCGCTCCGCGAAGAGCTCCACATCTTCGCCGAAAACCGAGGCACGCTCGTCGGCAACATCACGATCGTCGACAAGGGCGATGAAATCGACGCCCGCAGAATGGGCTCGGGTGGTTGGGGAATCCCCTCGATCGTTGAGCCCGACGTCATCCAGTTCAAGAAGTGCGAAGCCAAGTTCGTGCTCCACGTCGAAAAGGGCACGGTCTGGAATCGCTTCAACGAAGACCGGTTCTGGGAAGAAAACAACTGCATCCTGACTCACGGCGCCGGCCAGCCGCCGCGCGGTTGCCGTCGATTGCTGCAGCGCCTCAACCAGGAACTCAAGCTGCCGATCATTTGCGTACTCGATTGCGATCCGTGGGGGCACTACATCTACAGCGTCATCAAGCAAGGTTCGATCTCGCTCGCGTTCGAATCTTCGCGACTCGCGATCCCGGATGCCAAGTTTCTCGGTATCCGCGCCAAGGACTACGACGAGTGCGATCTCGGCGATGCCGTGAAGATCGATCTTACAGACAACGACATCAAGCGCGCCAAGGAGATCGCGGCCTATCCGTGGTTCGAACACCACAAGGGCTGGCAGAAGGAAATCCAGAAACTCCTCGAGAACGGCTTCAAGATGGAAGTCGAAGCAATGATCAACAAGGGAATCAGTTACGTCACCGAGGAATATGTGCCCGAGCGGCTCAAGGCTCGTGACTGGCTCGACTGA
- a CDS encoding nuclear transport factor 2 family protein: protein MTANLSLVQSLYSAFASRDRERILSIFHPDIEWIQNDGFPGGGMHKGAAHVLDDVLSQFRRDWDSWRARVTEWHDAGNTVIAIGIYEGTNKATGKQLSAAFAHIYDVKEGRITRFRQYTDTALVHRAVSRS from the coding sequence ATGACCGCCAACCTTTCCCTGGTTCAATCCCTCTATTCCGCTTTCGCTTCGCGCGATCGCGAGCGCATTCTCTCGATCTTCCATCCAGACATCGAATGGATCCAGAACGACGGCTTCCCCGGTGGCGGCATGCACAAAGGCGCCGCTCACGTCCTCGATGATGTCCTCTCGCAGTTCCGCCGCGATTGGGACAGTTGGCGCGCCCGCGTGACCGAGTGGCACGATGCCGGTAACACCGTCATCGCGATCGGCATCTACGAAGGGACGAACAAGGCGACGGGAAAGCAACTCTCCGCTGCATTCGCCCACATCTACGACGTGAAAGAAGGCCGAATCACTCGCTTCCGCCAATACACCGACACTGCGCTCGTCCATCGCGCAGTTTCGCGCTCATAG
- a CDS encoding dienelactone hydrolase family protein translates to MQTKRIEYKDGDTVLEGFLAWDDAKVSSDKPAPGVVLCPEWWGMNEYSQNRAKQLAELGYVAFAIDMYGKGKTTTDPKQAAQWSGEIMKDQQARRARAAAGLKVLTDQKIVNASRLAAIGYCMGGTVAMELARTGADLDAVVAFHASTYSAQNPDDNKKIQGTVVICQGADDTFVPEGEQAKFEKQMKDAGVDFVFAEFSGAVHAFTNPNADGYHVPGVKYNKNADVRSWAMMKEVFAEKLGSSKP, encoded by the coding sequence GTGCAAACGAAACGAATCGAATACAAAGACGGCGACACGGTACTGGAAGGGTTTCTCGCGTGGGATGACGCGAAGGTCAGTTCCGACAAGCCGGCTCCTGGAGTTGTGTTGTGCCCCGAGTGGTGGGGGATGAATGAGTATTCGCAGAACCGCGCCAAGCAGCTTGCCGAACTCGGGTACGTCGCCTTCGCGATCGACATGTACGGTAAAGGCAAAACCACGACCGATCCGAAGCAGGCGGCGCAGTGGTCGGGCGAGATCATGAAGGATCAGCAGGCTCGTCGCGCGCGTGCCGCGGCAGGGCTGAAAGTGCTCACGGACCAAAAAATCGTCAATGCGTCCCGCCTCGCCGCGATCGGTTACTGCATGGGTGGCACTGTCGCGATGGAGTTGGCGCGAACGGGCGCCGATTTGGACGCGGTCGTTGCGTTCCACGCTTCGACGTACTCTGCGCAGAATCCCGACGACAACAAGAAGATCCAAGGCACCGTCGTGATCTGCCAGGGAGCCGACGACACCTTTGTGCCCGAAGGCGAGCAGGCGAAGTTTGAAAAGCAAATGAAGGATGCCGGTGTTGATTTCGTTTTCGCCGAATTCAGCGGGGCTGTGCACGCATTTACCAATCCGAACGCGGACGGCTATCACGTCCCGGGCGTCAAATACAACAAGAACGCCGATGTTCGGTCGTGGGCCATGATGAAAGAAGTGTTCGCCGAGAAACTCGGCTCATCCAAGCCCTGA